The Streptomyces laurentii region GATGTCGATGTCGATGGCGGCCAAGTTCTTGGGCACGGAGCCTCCTCGTCCGATGTCAGTGGTCGGACCGATGATTTTCCCACCCCGCGGCGGTCTATGGATCTGAAACCATCGCGCACGTCGACCGAGCAGCACACCACGGAACGAGGAACCGCCATGCGAACCCTGATCACTTCCGCCTTCGTCTCGCTCGACGGCGTCGTCGAGGCACCCGGCGGCGAGCCCGGCTACCGGAACTCCGGGTGGACCTTCAAAGACGTCGAGTTCCTTCCCGAGGCGTTCGCGATCAAGGGCGAGGAGCAGAAGGAGGCCACGGCGATGCTGCTCGGCCGAACCAGCTACGAGGCGTTCAGCCAGGTGTGGCCGGAGATGGCGGACTTCGCCGACTACAAGGAGATGCCGAAGTACGTCGTCTCCACCACCCTCACCGACGACGACCTCGTCACGAACTGGGGCGAGACCACGATCCTGCGCTCCCTCGACGAGGTCGCCGCGCTGAAGCGGACCGAGGGCGGCCCGATCATCGTCCACGGCAGCGCCACCCTGAACCAGGCCCTCTCCGACGCCGGCCTGATCGACCGCTACCACCTGCTCGTCTTCCCGCTGCTTCTCGGCGCGGGCAAGCGGCTCTTCAGCACCACGGACAAGGACACCCAGAAGCTGAAGCTGGTCGCCCACGAGGCGTACGCGAACGGCCTCCAGAAGCAGATCTTCGACGTCGTCCACTGAGCCGGGCCCGCGGGCGTAGTCTCGGCCTCGGGCGGAAGTCGGACCAGGGGAACGGATCAGGGGGATCTCAGCCGTGTCCAGCACGTCCAGCACATCCCGAGGGTCGTGGCCGGTGATCCTCGGCCTCGCGAACCTGCTTGGCGCCTACATCGCCTACGACGCGCTCCTGATCCCGCCGGCGGGCATCTGGGACGACCACAATCTGACCGGCATCTCGGTCGCGTCGCTGCTGCTGATTCTGCTGGGTCTCGGCACCGCGCTGATCACGCTGATTCCGGTGCGCCGGCGGAGACTCGGCTACGGGTGGCTGGTCCCGCCCGTGTTCTTCCTCGTGGCGGGCGTGGCGAGGCTCTGGTACATCAACGACGTTTATCCGGTGGGTCCCGGCGGCTGATTCCCGGCGGCTGAGCGTATGTGTGAAGCGGCGGGAATCAGCCCTTCGCGGGCCTGATGTTCTGGTTGTGGTGGAAGACGTTGTCCGGGTCGTACGTCGCCTTCACGGCGGCCAGCCGGTCGTAGTGGCCGCGGTAGGTGGCCCGGACGCGTTCGTCGCCCTCGTCCGCGCCGATGAAGTTGACGTACGCGCCGCCCATCGAGTGCGGGTGCAGCGCGTCCCAGTAGCCGACGGCCCAGTCGCGGATCACGCCCGCGTCGGCCGGCTCGGGGCTGATGCCGGCGATCACGCCGGACCAGGTCGCGTCCCGGTACGCCCAGGCGGTGTCCATGGGCCCGGGGCGGTGCGCCGCGCCGTCCACCGGATACAGGTGCATCGTGGACAGGTCGGTCGGCATGCTGTCCAGGAACGAGCCGTGCACGTCGATCGCGCCGTCCGTGATCCGGTCGAAGAAGTCGCCGCGCCAGTACCACTGGAGTCCCTTCGGGATCAGTCCGTCGAAGGTCGACTGGATCGCGGGATACGGGACGGGGGCGGCGAAGTGGAAGACGGGCGGCGCCGGTTCGGACACGTCCGCGAACGTATTCGTCAGGCTGTCCTCGTCCGCCACGCCCGTGTAGCACCAGACCACGCCGCACATCTTCTTCCCGTGGATCTCCTCCGGGAACGGCGGCCCGGGCGGGACGGCGAGCAGCGCGAAGAATCCGTACAACTCCTCGGGCGCGCCCGGCAGATACTCGCGGTACCAGCGCAGGACGGCGTCCAGGTTCGCCGGATCCCACAGCGTGACGGCGAGGCCGACCGTGTCCACCGGATGCAGGGCGTACGTGAAGGACGTCACCACTCCGTAGTTCCCGCCGCCGCCCCGCAACGCCCAGTAGAGCTCCGGGTGTTCGTCCGCCGAGGCGGTCACGACGGAGCCGTCGGCGAGGACGACGTCCGCGGCGAGGAGGTTGTCGATGGTGAGTCCGTACGCCCGGGTCAGGTAGCCGTGCCCGCCGCCCAGGGTCAGTCCGCCGACGCCGGTCGTCGACATGATCCCGGCGGGCGTCGCGAGCCCGAAGCCGTGCGACTCGTGGTCCAGGTCGCCGAGTTGGCTGCCGCCGCCGACCATCGCCGTCCGGGCCGCCGGATCCACCCGTACCCACCGCATCGCCGACAGGTCCACCATCAGCGCCCCGTCGACCAGACACAGCCCGCCGCCGCTGTGCCCTCCGCCGCGCACCGACAGGTCGAGGCCGCCGTCGCGGGCGAACCGTACCGCCGCCCGTACGTCCGTCGTGTCCGCGCACCGGGCGATCGCCGCCGGCCGGCGGTCGATCATGGCGTTGTAGATCTCCCGGGCGCCGTCGTAGGCGTCGTCGCCGGGTGCGATCACCTCGCCGCGCATCTGTTCGCGCAGCGTCTCGTAGGTCGTGCCGCTCGTACCGCCCATGACTCCTCCAGGGCACCCCTGTCGGACGGCCGCGCTACGTCTCCAGTCTCCCTCCGTCCCGTACGCTCCGCGAGCGCGTCGCACGAGGTGCCCCCGCCGCCGCTGCCCGAGGAGGCGCACGGACCGGGCGGCACCGGCAAATCGGCGCGGACCATGGTGCGTTGATGCAGCCTGCCCCGCCCGCGCCGATAGCGCCGAAGGACATCCGGCCCGGCCGCCACTGGTACGGCACGGCGGCCGCCGTCGCTCTCGTCCTGACCGTGCTGGGCGTGGTCCTCGGAATGAACGCGGTCTCCGGCGTGGCCGACGCGGTGGACGACGGCGATCAGTTCGCCAACGGCGAGACCGTCACCGTGCGGCTCGGACCGGACAGCGACAAGTCGGTCTGGATCAGTGATCCGGGCCCGGGGTTCCACTCGACCTGCGTCATCACCGGGCCGGGCGACCCGAAGGTCACCGCTCCGGGCATCGACGTCTTCCTCACCTACGGCCAGACCTGGAACCCGCGCTACGCCATCGAGGTCACGCGAACGGGTGACTACGCGCTTACCTGCCAGGCACCGGAACCGGCCCGTTACGCCGTCGGGGAATCCGGCGGCTTCCTCTCCCTCGCGGGCAGGCTGATGGTGGCCGTCCTGCTCACGGGCCTCGGACTCGTCGCCTGCGTCGTCATCGTCGTCGTGACCGCCCTCCGCCGCCGCGGCCACCGCGAGCGGCTGCTCGCCGAGCGTCACGCGGCTGCCGCCGCCGGTCAGCCCGCGCACCCCGCGCCGGCCTCCGGCGGACGGTGACCGTCCCCTGTACCCCGGCCGTACCCCGGCCGTATCCCGGTCGAACCCAGGTCGAACCTCGGTCGCAGGCGGGCGTAATCCGGCGGTTCCGGCCGGAAATCCGGGTTGTGGCGACCACCGGAGCGAGTGCTACGTTGATCCGCTTTGTTCCGATCGGAAGGAAAGCGAATGGACGTTCCCTCCTTGCACCGCCGGTTCCTCGACGACGTGCTTCCCCGGATCCGGGAGGACGCGCGCGTGGCCGGTGTGGCCGTCACCGGGTCGTTCGTGGGAGGCCGCCCCGACGTCTACTCGGACGTGGACCTGATCGTGGTCGTCGACGACGACGCGCACGACGCGGTCATGCGCGAGCGGCTCGCGCTGATCGGCTCCTGGACCTCCCTGGTGGTCGGCTTCACCGGGGAACACGTCGGCGAGCCGCGCCTGATCATCACCCTCGTGGGGCCGCCGCTGCTGCACGTCGACTTCAAGTTCGTCCGGGCCTCCGACTTCGCCGAGCGGATCGAGGACCCGGAGATCCTCTGGCAGCGGGACGACGTCCTGGCCGCCGCGCTCGCCGGGCACCCGCCGGCCCCCGCGGGACTCGACCTCCAGTGGATCGAGGACCGGTTCTGGGTCTGGGTGCACTACGGCGCCACGAAGCTCGGCCGCGGGGAGCTCTTCGAGGCCATCGGCTTCCTCGGCTTCGTGCGCGACGCCGTGCTCGGCCCGCTGGCCGCCCGCCAGGCCGGCGCGCCGCCCCGGGGCGTACGGCACCTGGAGAGCGTGGCGCCCGAGGAGGCGCGCGAGCTCCAGGCGACGCTGTGCGGCTACGACCGCGACGAGGCGGGACGGGCGATGCTCGCCGCCGTCGACCTCTACCGCCGGTGGTCGGGCGGCGGCGAGGGCGCGGCCGTCAAGCGGCACCACCACGCCGAGGAGCTGGCCGTGGCCTACCTCCAGGACGTGATCGACCAGGGCCGCTGACCCCGGCGCCGGCGCTGAGGGGGCGAGAGCCCCACGCACGCACGACGCACGCACGACGCACGCACGACGGCCCGCCCCGGAACAGGGGCGGGCCGTCATGCGTGCGTGCGTCGTGCGGAGCCCGCCATACGTGCCGTACACGGACCGGGCGCGACTACTTCAGCGCGGAGAGCGCGGCCTCGTAGTTCGGCTCCTCGGCGATCTCGTTGACGAGCTCCGCGTGCAGGACCTTGTCGTTCTCGTCGAGGACGACGACGGCGCGGGCGGTGAGGCCGGCCATCGGGCCGTCGGCGATCGCGACGCCGTAGTCGGTGTGGAACTCGCGGCCGCGCAGGGTGGAGAGCGTCTTCACGTTGTCCAGACCCTCGGCGCCGCAGAAGCGGGCCTGCGCGAACGGCAGGTCGGCGGAGATGCACAGCACGACGGTGTCGGCCAGCTCGGCGGCCTCCGTGTTGAACTTGCGCACCGACGCGGCACACGTCGGGGTGTCCACGCTCGGGAAGATGTTGAGGACCTTGCGCTTGCCCGCGAAGTCCTTCAGCGACTTGTCCGCGAGACCCTCGCCGACCAGGGTGAACGCGGGCGCCTCGCTGCCCGGGGTGGGCAGGGTGCCGTCGACGGTTACGGGGTTGCCCTTGAGCGCGACCTGCGCCATGAGGTGTCTCCTTACGAATGAATGGTGTCATCGTCAACAGCTGTCGACCCCCCGATCGTATTCCGCGGCGGCGAAGCCTCGCCGACGGCGGCACGGCGGGCCGGGGGCGCCGAACCCCTGT contains the following coding sequences:
- a CDS encoding riboflavin biosynthesis protein ribD domain-containing protein (Dihydrofolate reductase (DHFR). Reduces 7,8-dihydrofolate to 5,6,7,8-tetrahydrofolate with NADPH as a cofactor. This is anessential step in the biosynthesis of deoxythymidine phosphate since 5,6,7,8-tetrahydrofolate is required to regenerate 5; cl00161;~identified by MetaGeneAnnotator; putative;~riboflavinbiosynthesis protein RibD domain-containing protein [Streptomyces viridochromogenes DSM40736]), with translation MRTLITSAFVSLDGVVEAPGGEPGYRNSGWTFKDVEFLPEAFAIKGEEQKEATAMLLGRTSYEAFSQVWPEMADFADYKEMPKYVVSTTLTDDDLVTNWGETTILRSLDEVAALKRTEGGPIIVHGSATLNQALSDAGLIDRYHLLVFPLLLGAGKRLFSTTDKDTQKLKLVAHEAYANGLQKQIFDVVH
- a CDS encoding hypothetical protein (identified by MetaGeneAnnotator; putative;~sequence version:1); amino-acid sequence: MILGLANLLGAYIAYDALLIPPAGIWDDHNLTGISVASLLLILLGLGTALITLIPVRRRRLGYGWLVPPVFFLVAGVARLWYINDVYPVGPGG
- a CDS encoding oxidoreductase (Berberine and berberine like; pfam08031;~FAD binding domain; pfam01565;~FAD/FMN-containing dehydrogenases [Energy production and conversion]; COG0277;~identified by MetaGeneAnnotator; putative;~oxidoreductase [Streptomyces sp. PAMC26508]), coding for MGGTSGTTYETLREQMRGEVIAPGDDAYDGAREIYNAMIDRRPAAIARCADTTDVRAAVRFARDGGLDLSVRGGGHSGGGLCLVDGALMVDLSAMRWVRVDPAARTAMVGGGSQLGDLDHESHGFGLATPAGIMSTTGVGGLTLGGGHGYLTRAYGLTIDNLLAADVVLADGSVVTASADEHPELYWALRGGGGNYGVVTSFTYALHPVDTVGLAVTLWDPANLDAVLRWYREYLPGAPEELYGFFALLAVPPGPPFPEEIHGKKMCGVVWCYTGVADEDSLTNTFADVSEPAPPVFHFAAPVPYPAIQSTFDGLIPKGLQWYWRGDFFDRITDGAIDVHGSFLDSMPTDLSTMHLYPVDGAAHRPGPMDTAWAYRDATWSGVIAGISPEPADAGVIRDWAVGYWDALHPHSMGGAYVNFIGADEGDERVRATYRGHYDRLAAVKATYDPDNVFHHNQNIRPAKG
- a CDS encoding hypothetical protein (identified by MetaGeneAnnotator; putative;~sequence version:1), with translation MQPAPPAPIAPKDIRPGRHWYGTAAAVALVLTVLGVVLGMNAVSGVADAVDDGDQFANGETVTVRLGPDSDKSVWISDPGPGFHSTCVITGPGDPKVTAPGIDVFLTYGQTWNPRYAIEVTRTGDYALTCQAPEPARYAVGESGGFLSLAGRLMVAVLLTGLGLVACVVIVVVTALRRRGHRERLLAERHAAAAAGQPAHPAPASGGR
- a CDS encoding nucleotidyltransferase family protein (identified by MetaGeneAnnotator; putative;~sequence version:1), translating into MDVPSLHRRFLDDVLPRIREDARVAGVAVTGSFVGGRPDVYSDVDLIVVVDDDAHDAVMRERLALIGSWTSLVVGFTGEHVGEPRLIITLVGPPLLHVDFKFVRASDFAERIEDPEILWQRDDVLAAALAGHPPAPAGLDLQWIEDRFWVWVHYGATKLGRGELFEAIGFLGFVRDAVLGPLAARQAGAPPRGVRHLESVAPEEARELQATLCGYDRDEAGRAMLAAVDLYRRWSGGGEGAAVKRHHHAEELAVAYLQDVIDQGR
- a CDS encoding thiol peroxidase (Peroxiredoxin (PRX) family, Atypical 2-cys PRX subfamily; composed of PRXs containing peroxidatic and resolving cysteines, similarto the homodimeric thiol specific antioxidant (TSA) protein also known as TRX-dependent thiol peroxidase (Tpx). Tpx is a...; cd03014;~catalytic triad [active];~dimer interface [polypeptide binding];~identified by MetaGeneAnnotator; putative;~peroxidatic and resolving cysteines [active];~thiol peroxidase [Streptomyces cattleya NRRL 8057 = DSM46488]) gives rise to the protein MAQVALKGNPVTVDGTLPTPGSEAPAFTLVGEGLADKSLKDFAGKRKVLNIFPSVDTPTCAASVRKFNTEAAELADTVVLCISADLPFAQARFCGAEGLDNVKTLSTLRGREFHTDYGVAIADGPMAGLTARAVVVLDENDKVLHAELVNEIAEEPNYEAALSALK